One Sagittula stellata E-37 genomic window carries:
- a CDS encoding DUF2849 domain-containing protein: MPREFTPKVVTANALLSGEVVYLTANDDWSPRLSEAEILTDEAHAQLRLIEASARQSEIVGAYLADMAQCDDGPRPTHFREEFRRTGPSNYAHGKQADL, translated from the coding sequence ATGCCCCGCGAATTCACACCCAAGGTCGTCACCGCCAACGCGCTGCTCTCGGGCGAGGTCGTCTACCTGACCGCGAACGACGACTGGTCGCCCCGCCTGTCGGAAGCCGAGATCCTGACCGACGAGGCGCATGCCCAGCTCCGTCTGATCGAGGCCTCCGCCCGCCAGTCCGAGATCGTCGGCGCCTACCTCGCCGACATGGCTCAGTGCGACGACGGCCCCCGCCCCACCCACTTCCGGGAAGAGTTCCGCCGCACCGGCCCCTCGAACTACGCGCACGGCAAGCAGGCCGACCTCTGA
- the cysG gene encoding siroheme synthase CysG has translation MRHFPIFLALRDTRVVLSGGGDAALAKLRLLMKTEAELHVFSPLPAPEIEGWAAESRLTLHRRALRDGDLPGAALAYAADEDPERDARTATLARATGVLVNIVDNLDDSAFITPAIVDRDPVTVAIGTEGTAPVLARAIKAHLEEHLPAATGPLARIASGFRKVAEKLPHGRARRDFWRDWFFAAGPRAYAQGDTATEEALNHLLDTHLHRPTRAGFVSFVGSGPGDPDLLTLKARRLLDEADVVLYDRLAPQPILELARREATMIEVGKTGFGPSTPQETINALLVEHAATGAQIVRLKGGDPTLFARLDEEIDTLAAHDIGYEIVPGITAASAAVSAIGQSLTKRGRNASVRLMTAHDTEGFADHDWRTLAAPDQVAAIYMGKRAARFLQGRLLMHGAAPDTPVTLVANASRGDQAVLTSALATLSADLDDCPDGPALILYGLAPRDALPTLQSSGLTAVPSRQQEVS, from the coding sequence ATGCGTCACTTCCCGATCTTCCTCGCGCTGCGCGACACGCGCGTCGTCCTCTCCGGCGGCGGCGATGCCGCACTTGCCAAGCTGCGCCTGCTGATGAAGACCGAGGCCGAACTGCATGTCTTCTCTCCCCTCCCCGCGCCCGAAATCGAAGGCTGGGCCGCCGAAAGCCGCCTGACCCTGCACCGCCGGGCGCTGCGCGACGGCGACCTTCCCGGGGCCGCGCTCGCCTATGCCGCCGACGAAGACCCCGAACGCGATGCGCGCACCGCGACACTTGCCCGCGCCACTGGCGTCCTTGTTAACATCGTTGACAACCTTGACGATAGTGCCTTCATCACGCCAGCGATCGTCGACCGCGATCCGGTGACCGTCGCCATCGGCACCGAGGGCACCGCCCCCGTGCTCGCCCGCGCCATCAAGGCCCACCTCGAGGAGCACCTTCCCGCCGCCACCGGCCCGCTCGCCCGCATCGCCAGCGGCTTCCGCAAGGTGGCCGAGAAACTGCCCCATGGCCGCGCCCGCCGCGACTTCTGGCGCGACTGGTTCTTCGCCGCCGGTCCCCGCGCCTATGCGCAGGGCGACACCGCAACCGAAGAGGCGCTGAACCACCTCCTCGACACGCATCTCCACCGCCCGACCCGCGCGGGCTTTGTGTCCTTCGTCGGCTCCGGCCCCGGCGATCCGGACCTCCTGACGCTGAAGGCCCGCCGCCTGCTCGACGAGGCCGACGTGGTGCTCTACGACCGGCTCGCGCCCCAGCCGATCCTCGAACTCGCCCGCCGCGAAGCCACAATGATCGAGGTCGGCAAGACCGGCTTCGGCCCCTCCACCCCGCAGGAGACGATCAACGCGCTCTTGGTGGAACACGCCGCGACCGGCGCCCAGATCGTTCGGTTGAAGGGCGGCGATCCCACCCTCTTCGCGCGCCTCGACGAGGAAATCGACACGCTGGCCGCCCATGACATCGGTTACGAGATCGTACCGGGCATCACCGCCGCCTCCGCCGCCGTCTCCGCCATCGGTCAAAGCCTGACGAAACGCGGCCGCAACGCCTCGGTCCGGCTGATGACCGCACATGACACCGAGGGCTTCGCAGATCACGACTGGCGCACGCTTGCCGCGCCGGACCAGGTCGCCGCGATCTACATGGGCAAGCGCGCCGCGCGCTTCCTGCAAGGCCGCCTGCTGATGCACGGCGCGGCCCCCGACACACCGGTCACCTTGGTCGCCAACGCCTCGCGCGGGGATCAGGCGGTCCTGACCTCGGCACTGGCCACCCTCTCCGCCGATCTGGACGACTGTCCGGACGGCCCCGCGCTGATCCTCTACGGGCTCGCCCCGCGCGACGCCCTGCCCACCCTTCAGTCTTCCGGCCTGACAGCCGTCCCATCCCGCCAGCAGGAGGTCTCCTGA
- a CDS encoding Lrp/AsnC family transcriptional regulator, protein MKIDDTDRKILVQLQQDASQSLDEIAKAVGSSKTPVWNRIRKMKEAGVIGAQTVLLDAEALGFEACFFVLIRTSEHEADWQNRFLKALQERPEVQEAHRLAGDIDYILKVRVKNARAYDAFYQALISEVKVHNVTALLSMEEIKATVALPL, encoded by the coding sequence ATGAAGATCGACGATACAGACCGGAAAATCCTTGTGCAGCTGCAGCAGGACGCAAGCCAGTCGCTGGACGAGATCGCCAAGGCGGTGGGGTCTTCGAAGACCCCGGTCTGGAACCGGATTCGCAAGATGAAGGAAGCAGGGGTGATCGGCGCGCAGACCGTGCTGCTGGACGCCGAGGCGCTGGGGTTCGAGGCCTGTTTCTTCGTGCTCATCCGCACGTCTGAGCACGAAGCGGACTGGCAGAACCGGTTCCTGAAGGCTTTGCAGGAACGGCCGGAAGTGCAGGAGGCGCACCGCCTGGCCGGGGACATCGACTACATCCTGAAGGTGAGGGTGAAGAATGCGCGGGCCTATGACGCCTTCTACCAGGCGTTGATCTCGGAGGTGAAGGTGCACAACGTCACGGCGCTCCTGTCGATGGAGGAGATCAAAGCGACGGTGGCGCTGCCGCTGTAG
- a CDS encoding cytochrome P450 yields MLRLSQSPTDPDFVQNPYPFYDRLRNGGDLAWWEDYGLPCAVSHRAVQALLKDRRFGREVPADLAPAVPDHLAPFYAIEAHSMLELEPPRHTRLRGLVLRAFTSGRIAAMRDDIAALAHDLIDALPDDGADLLPAFCQPLPVIVICRLLGVPETHAPQLLDWSNAMVAMYQARRDRAVEDAAARAATEFQAFLADLVAHRRRHPADDLLTRLVEAEAEGSRLSTDELTATVILLLNAGHEATVHSLGNGIKALLDHQTPIAPETADRTVEEILRFDPPLHMFTRMAYEEVEIFGHTFARGDRVALLLAAANRDPATWPDPASFDPTRPPATHTGFGGGLHFCVGAPLARLEMAIALPILMQRLPGLTLSEPPRYANLYHFHGLEALRATW; encoded by the coding sequence ATGCTGCGCCTATCGCAATCCCCAACCGACCCGGACTTCGTCCAGAACCCCTACCCGTTCTACGACCGCCTGCGCAACGGCGGCGACCTCGCGTGGTGGGAAGACTACGGCCTGCCCTGCGCCGTTTCGCACCGCGCCGTACAGGCGCTGCTGAAGGATCGTCGCTTCGGCCGCGAGGTCCCCGCCGACCTTGCGCCAGCGGTCCCCGACCATCTCGCGCCGTTCTACGCGATCGAGGCGCACTCCATGCTGGAACTGGAACCGCCCCGCCACACCCGCCTGCGCGGACTGGTGCTGCGCGCCTTCACCTCCGGACGGATCGCGGCGATGCGCGACGACATCGCGGCCCTCGCCCATGACCTGATCGACGCCCTGCCCGACGACGGCGCCGACCTGCTGCCGGCCTTCTGCCAGCCACTGCCGGTCATCGTCATCTGCCGCCTGCTGGGCGTGCCCGAAACCCATGCGCCGCAGCTTCTCGACTGGTCCAACGCCATGGTCGCCATGTATCAGGCCCGCCGCGACCGCGCGGTGGAGGACGCCGCCGCCCGCGCCGCGACCGAGTTCCAGGCCTTCCTGGCCGACCTTGTGGCCCACCGCCGCAGGCACCCGGCGGACGACCTCCTCACCCGCCTGGTCGAGGCAGAGGCCGAAGGCAGCCGCCTCTCGACCGACGAGCTGACCGCCACGGTGATCCTGCTGCTGAACGCGGGCCACGAGGCGACGGTCCACAGCCTCGGCAACGGCATCAAGGCTCTGCTGGACCACCAGACCCCGATCGCACCCGAGACCGCCGACCGCACCGTGGAAGAGATCCTGCGCTTCGACCCGCCGCTGCACATGTTCACCCGCATGGCCTACGAAGAGGTCGAAATCTTCGGCCACACCTTCGCGCGCGGCGACCGCGTAGCGCTCCTGCTCGCGGCGGCGAACCGGGACCCGGCAACCTGGCCGGACCCCGCCAGCTTCGACCCGACGCGCCCGCCCGCGACCCATACCGGCTTCGGCGGCGGGCTGCACTTCTGCGTCGGCGCACCGCTCGCCCGGCTGGAAATGGCGATTGCCCTGCCGATCCTCATGCAGCGCCTGCCCGGTCTGACGCTGTCGGAGCCTCCCCGCTACGCAAACCTTTACCATTTCCACGGGCTGGAGGCGCTCCGCGCCACTTGGTGA
- a CDS encoding sensor histidine kinase: MTRQHHRFLTNITFLAGVAALSYGVWTYGYGQALEQVRARGEADLALAADRLVTGLLRYRAAAVLLADHPVLDTLHDEGVSGAAAARRAAVSLQRSVDRTGAALAFYADTDGRVLARTQGDVPGDFAGTDWFRRALDGALGAGARVGPDDSERIYVHAAPSFGADGRVQGVLVMIVDLEGIEGEWRGSRPSVFFTDSEGDILVTNRSELLFWRLTPEAVIDPDGAVADVTRRFVGGYEIWRQSLSPYVPARGLHLVQALPVVGLVGEALVDVGPARRLAALQTAVVAILCLGFGAVLFLLAERRRVLTEANSALEVRVRARTQQLEEANTALRHEVGERQEAEAALRRAQADLVQAGKLSALGQMSAGISHELNQPLMAIRQFAENGGAFLDKGQPERAADNLSRIAALAGRAARIIRNLRAFARNESEPMGRVDLCAVIDEAVELTETRLETEGVEVAWARPAGPLYAIGGEVRLGQVFVNLINNAADAMAGQAVKRIVIRVEAGERLVVRVRDTGPGIADPEKVFEPFYSTKEVGGGMGLGLSISYGLVQSFGGNIRGRNVTDGGAEFAVELDRWQAEAAA, encoded by the coding sequence ATGACGAGGCAGCATCACCGGTTCCTGACGAACATCACCTTCCTGGCGGGGGTGGCGGCTTTGTCGTACGGCGTCTGGACCTATGGCTACGGGCAGGCGCTGGAGCAGGTGCGCGCGCGCGGCGAGGCGGACCTGGCGCTGGCGGCGGACCGGCTGGTCACCGGGCTCTTGCGCTATCGCGCGGCGGCGGTGCTGCTGGCGGATCATCCCGTGCTCGACACGTTGCATGACGAGGGCGTGTCGGGGGCTGCGGCGGCGCGGCGCGCCGCGGTATCTTTGCAGCGCAGTGTCGATCGCACCGGCGCGGCGCTGGCTTTCTACGCAGACACCGACGGGCGGGTGCTGGCCCGGACGCAGGGCGATGTGCCGGGCGATTTTGCCGGGACGGACTGGTTCCGCCGCGCTCTGGACGGAGCGCTGGGGGCGGGGGCGCGGGTGGGTCCGGACGATTCGGAGCGGATCTACGTGCACGCGGCGCCGTCGTTCGGGGCGGACGGGCGGGTGCAGGGCGTGCTGGTCATGATCGTCGATCTGGAAGGGATCGAAGGCGAATGGCGCGGCTCGCGCCCCTCGGTCTTCTTCACGGACAGCGAGGGGGACATCCTGGTGACCAACCGCTCCGAGCTGCTGTTCTGGCGGCTGACACCGGAGGCGGTGATCGACCCGGACGGGGCTGTGGCGGATGTCACGCGGCGCTTTGTCGGCGGGTACGAGATCTGGCGGCAGTCGCTGTCGCCTTACGTGCCGGCCAGGGGCCTGCATCTGGTCCAGGCCTTGCCGGTCGTGGGGCTGGTGGGCGAAGCGCTGGTGGACGTGGGGCCGGCGCGGCGGCTGGCGGCCTTGCAGACGGCGGTGGTGGCGATCCTCTGCCTCGGATTCGGTGCGGTGCTGTTCCTTCTGGCGGAGCGCCGCCGCGTGCTGACCGAGGCGAACTCGGCGCTGGAAGTGCGGGTGCGGGCCCGGACGCAGCAGCTTGAGGAGGCCAACACTGCCCTGCGCCACGAGGTCGGCGAGCGGCAGGAAGCAGAGGCGGCTCTGCGGCGGGCGCAGGCCGACCTGGTGCAGGCGGGCAAACTGTCGGCGCTGGGACAGATGTCGGCGGGGATCAGTCACGAGTTGAACCAGCCGCTGATGGCCATCCGGCAGTTCGCGGAGAACGGCGGTGCCTTCCTGGACAAGGGGCAGCCGGAGCGGGCGGCCGACAACCTGTCGCGGATCGCGGCGCTGGCCGGACGTGCGGCGCGCATCATCCGCAACCTGCGCGCCTTCGCGCGCAACGAGAGCGAGCCGATGGGGCGCGTCGACCTGTGTGCCGTGATCGACGAGGCGGTGGAGCTGACCGAGACGCGGCTTGAGACGGAAGGGGTCGAGGTCGCATGGGCGCGTCCGGCCGGGCCGCTTTACGCCATCGGCGGCGAGGTGCGGCTGGGGCAGGTCTTTGTCAACCTGATCAACAACGCCGCCGACGCCATGGCCGGTCAGGCGGTGAAGCGGATCGTCATCCGGGTGGAGGCGGGCGAGCGGCTGGTCGTGCGGGTGCGCGACACCGGCCCCGGCATCGCCGATCCGGAGAAGGTGTTCGAGCCCTTCTATTCCACGAAGGAGGTGGGCGGCGGCATGGGGCTTGGGCTGTCGATTTCCTACGGTCTGGTGCAGAGTTTCGGGGGCAACATCCGGGGCCGCAACGTGACGGATGGCGGGGCGGAGTTCGCCGTGGAACTGGACCGCTGGCAGGCGGAGGCGGCGGCGTGA
- a CDS encoding sigma-54-dependent transcriptional regulator has protein sequence MICKVLLVDDDLAVREALGQTLELNDFEPVTAGSFVEAKDLIGPSFAGVIVSDIRMPGRDGFHLLDYAQGRDTELPVILLTGEGDIPMAVRAMSQGAFGFLEKPCSPAELAALVRRALKTREMVLENRRMKAQLEAGDPAARMIFGLSEPAARLREQVRTAARAGTEALVRGAPGSGISKVSEVVHLSSAQSKGPFVKRAAAGLDRAGFEAAWEAAQGGALFLDEIGALPSDTQLALTDALERGGARLIAGTTQDLKQVVAEGRLSADLYYRLDVAQVRIPSLAERPEDIPVLFRHYVAQAAEQAGIQPPEITPEHEAGLMAQEWPGNTRSLMSAAMRFVLGMPEDLSKTSQLGLAEQMAQVERSLLAAALGRHNGVAAEAARALKLPRKTMYDKLAKYGLKPEAFRR, from the coding sequence ATGATCTGCAAGGTGCTTCTGGTCGACGACGATCTGGCCGTGCGCGAGGCGCTGGGACAAACGCTGGAGCTGAACGACTTCGAGCCGGTGACGGCGGGCTCTTTCGTGGAGGCCAAGGACCTGATCGGGCCGTCCTTTGCGGGCGTGATCGTGTCGGACATCAGGATGCCGGGGCGGGACGGCTTCCACCTGCTGGATTACGCCCAGGGACGCGACACGGAACTGCCGGTGATCCTGCTGACCGGCGAGGGCGACATTCCCATGGCGGTCCGGGCGATGTCGCAGGGCGCCTTCGGATTTCTCGAAAAACCCTGCAGCCCGGCGGAACTGGCAGCCCTTGTGCGGCGGGCGCTGAAGACGCGTGAGATGGTGCTGGAAAACCGGCGGATGAAGGCGCAACTCGAGGCCGGCGATCCGGCGGCGCGGATGATCTTCGGCCTGTCGGAGCCGGCGGCGCGGCTCAGGGAGCAGGTGCGCACCGCGGCGCGCGCGGGGACGGAGGCTTTGGTGCGCGGGGCGCCCGGATCGGGCATTTCGAAGGTATCCGAGGTGGTGCACCTGAGTTCCGCCCAGTCGAAAGGGCCGTTCGTGAAGCGGGCCGCCGCCGGGCTCGACCGCGCCGGGTTCGAGGCGGCCTGGGAGGCGGCGCAAGGCGGGGCGCTGTTCCTCGACGAGATCGGCGCGCTGCCCTCGGACACGCAGCTTGCGCTGACCGACGCGCTGGAGCGCGGCGGGGCGCGGCTGATCGCGGGCACCACGCAGGACCTGAAGCAGGTCGTGGCGGAGGGGCGGCTGTCCGCCGACCTTTATTATCGGCTGGACGTGGCACAAGTGCGCATCCCCTCACTTGCCGAACGGCCGGAGGACATACCAGTGCTGTTCCGGCATTACGTGGCACAGGCCGCGGAGCAGGCGGGCATCCAGCCGCCAGAGATCACGCCGGAGCACGAGGCGGGCCTGATGGCGCAGGAGTGGCCGGGCAATACCCGCTCGCTCATGTCGGCGGCGATGCGGTTCGTGCTGGGGATGCCGGAGGACCTGTCGAAGACCAGCCAGCTGGGGCTGGCGGAGCAGATGGCGCAGGTTGAACGCTCGTTGCTTGCGGCGGCGCTCGGGCGGCACAACGGCGTGGCCGCCGAGGCCGCCCGGGCGCTGAAGCTGCCGCGCAAGACGATGTACGACAAGCTGGCGAAATACGGGCTGAAGCCCGAGGCCTTCCGGCGCTAG
- a CDS encoding DctP family TRAP transporter solute-binding subunit — MKKLLMTAAAAALAVTGATSAQASCEEGEMVIKFSHVTNTDRHPKGIAATLLAERVNEEMNGTACMEVYPNSTLYNDDQVLEAMLQGDVQMAAPSLSKFEQFTKVFRIYDLPFMFKNIDAVDAFQASDAGQAMKESMTRRGLLGLEFWHNGMKQLSANKPLVMPSDAAGLKFRVQPSEVLKAQFEALDASPQPMAFSEVYGALQTGVVDGQENTWSNIYGQKFFEVQDGTTETNHGVLDYLVVTNVDWWEGLDPAVREQLGNILHEVSMERNAAVGEVDAEARQAVLDAGGEIRELTAEQRQAWLDTMKPVWEQFTDDVGQENIDAAQSINNSM, encoded by the coding sequence ATGAAAAAGCTTCTCATGACCGCCGCGGCGGCCGCCCTTGCCGTGACCGGTGCAACCTCTGCGCAGGCATCCTGCGAAGAAGGCGAAATGGTCATCAAGTTCAGCCACGTGACCAACACCGACCGGCATCCGAAAGGCATCGCGGCCACCCTGCTGGCAGAGCGTGTCAACGAAGAGATGAATGGCACCGCCTGCATGGAGGTCTACCCGAACTCCACCCTGTACAACGACGACCAGGTGCTTGAGGCGATGCTGCAGGGCGACGTCCAGATGGCGGCGCCGTCGCTGTCGAAGTTCGAGCAGTTCACCAAGGTGTTCCGGATCTACGACCTGCCCTTCATGTTCAAAAACATCGACGCGGTCGATGCGTTCCAGGCCTCCGATGCCGGTCAGGCGATGAAGGAATCCATGACGCGCCGCGGCCTGCTGGGCCTCGAGTTCTGGCACAACGGCATGAAGCAGCTTTCGGCCAACAAGCCGCTGGTGATGCCGTCCGACGCCGCCGGGCTGAAGTTCCGCGTGCAGCCCTCCGAAGTGCTCAAGGCACAGTTCGAGGCGCTGGATGCCAGCCCGCAGCCGATGGCCTTCTCCGAGGTCTACGGCGCGCTGCAGACCGGCGTCGTCGACGGGCAGGAGAACACCTGGTCCAACATCTACGGCCAGAAGTTCTTTGAAGTGCAGGACGGCACGACCGAGACCAACCACGGCGTGCTCGACTACCTGGTCGTGACCAACGTCGACTGGTGGGAAGGTCTCGATCCGGCCGTGCGCGAGCAGCTGGGCAACATCCTGCACGAGGTGAGCATGGAGCGGAACGCCGCCGTGGGTGAAGTCGACGCCGAGGCCCGCCAGGCGGTGCTGGACGCGGGCGGCGAGATCCGTGAGCTGACGGCCGAGCAGCGTCAGGCCTGGCTCGACACCATGAAGCCGGTCTGGGAACAGTTCACCGACGACGTGGGCCAGGAAAACATCGACGCCGCGCAGTCGATCAACAACTCGATGTAA
- a CDS encoding TRAP transporter small permease, translating into MSDHTVSDSMLGRFVNELEESFIALILGLMTIITFINVVLRYGFNTGLIWGLEMTSILFAWLVLFGVSYAVKTTANLGVDAVTNLVPPAGRRIMALFAGVVCIAYACLLMKGAWDYWANFANLPQTTGRWFPTGFEDMTRTSYRSWYEMIDTPMPSWLRWIEPLINQGDAYEKIPRFIPYVILPFGAALLLFRFIQATVRIWKGSSDSLIVSHEAEDAVEDVAHMNKD; encoded by the coding sequence ATGTCCGACCATACCGTCTCGGACTCCATGCTCGGACGTTTCGTCAACGAGCTGGAGGAGAGTTTCATCGCCCTGATCCTGGGGTTGATGACCATCATCACATTCATCAACGTCGTGCTGCGCTACGGTTTCAACACCGGCCTGATCTGGGGGCTGGAGATGACGTCCATCCTCTTTGCGTGGCTTGTGCTCTTCGGGGTGAGCTACGCGGTCAAGACCACCGCCAATCTTGGCGTGGACGCGGTGACGAACCTCGTGCCGCCCGCCGGCCGCCGCATCATGGCGCTGTTCGCGGGCGTGGTCTGCATCGCCTACGCCTGTCTTCTGATGAAGGGCGCGTGGGATTACTGGGCGAACTTCGCCAACCTGCCGCAGACCACCGGGCGCTGGTTCCCGACGGGCTTCGAGGACATGACCCGCACCTCATACCGGTCCTGGTACGAGATGATCGACACGCCGATGCCGTCCTGGCTGCGCTGGATCGAGCCGCTGATCAACCAGGGCGATGCCTACGAGAAGATTCCGCGGTTCATTCCCTACGTCATCCTTCCGTTCGGCGCCGCGCTGCTGCTGTTCCGCTTCATCCAGGCGACCGTACGGATCTGGAAGGGCTCTTCCGACAGCCTGATTGTCAGCCACGAAGCCGAAGACGCGGTCGAAGACGTCGCGCATATGAACAAGGACTGA
- a CDS encoding TRAP transporter large permease, whose translation MDVVLLFLMVIGLMLVGVPIAVSLGFSSIVFLLVLSETSLSSVAQSFYQAMAGHYTLLAIPFFILASSFMSTGGVAARIIRFSIAIVGHLPGGLAIAGVFACMLFAALSGSSPATVVAIGSIVIAGMRQVGYSKDFAAGVIANAGTLGILIPPSIVMVVYASATDVSVGRMFLAGVIPGLIAGGMLMATIFGIAVVRKLPKGEWRGWGEVMESGGDAIWGLGLIVIILGGIYGGVFTPTEAAAVAAVYAFLIANFVYRDMGPLRMADGNHKALWEKPIALVTAFFHRDTKHTLLEAGKLTVTLMFIIANALILKHVLTDEQIPQQIAAAMLDAGFGPIMFLVIVNIILLIGGQFMEPSGLLVIVAPLVFPIALQLGIDPIHLGIIMVVNMEIGMITPPVGLNLFVTSGVAGMPMMRVVRAALPFLAVLFVFLIMVTYIPAISTWVPDRVMGPQVRCEGASLPSEPLERAFCEARGFGGAAATE comes from the coding sequence ATGGACGTCGTACTTCTGTTTCTCATGGTGATCGGGCTGATGCTGGTCGGCGTGCCGATCGCGGTGTCGCTGGGCTTCTCGTCGATCGTCTTCCTGCTGGTGCTGTCGGAGACCTCGCTGTCTTCCGTTGCGCAAAGCTTCTACCAGGCGATGGCGGGCCACTATACCCTGCTGGCCATCCCGTTCTTCATCCTCGCGTCGTCCTTCATGTCGACCGGCGGGGTGGCGGCGCGGATCATCCGCTTCTCCATCGCCATCGTCGGTCACCTGCCGGGCGGGCTTGCCATCGCGGGGGTCTTCGCCTGCATGCTCTTCGCGGCGCTGTCGGGGTCGTCGCCGGCCACCGTGGTCGCCATCGGTTCCATCGTGATCGCGGGCATGCGCCAGGTCGGCTATTCCAAGGACTTCGCGGCGGGCGTCATCGCCAACGCGGGCACCCTGGGGATCCTGATCCCGCCGTCCATCGTGATGGTGGTCTATGCCTCCGCGACCGACGTGTCGGTGGGCCGGATGTTCCTTGCAGGCGTCATCCCGGGCCTGATCGCCGGCGGCATGCTGATGGCCACGATCTTCGGCATCGCAGTGGTGCGCAAGCTGCCCAAGGGCGAATGGCGCGGCTGGGGCGAGGTCATGGAATCGGGCGGCGACGCCATCTGGGGTCTTGGCCTGATCGTCATCATCCTCGGCGGCATCTACGGCGGTGTCTTCACCCCGACCGAGGCCGCTGCGGTGGCTGCCGTTTACGCCTTCCTGATCGCCAACTTCGTCTACCGCGACATGGGCCCGTTGCGCATGGCGGATGGCAACCACAAGGCGCTGTGGGAAAAGCCCATCGCGCTGGTGACCGCCTTCTTCCACCGCGACACGAAGCACACGCTCCTTGAGGCGGGCAAGCTGACAGTCACGCTGATGTTCATCATCGCCAACGCGCTGATCCTGAAGCACGTGCTGACCGACGAGCAGATCCCGCAGCAGATCGCGGCGGCCATGCTGGACGCGGGCTTCGGACCGATCATGTTCCTGGTGATCGTGAACATCATCCTGCTGATCGGCGGCCAGTTCATGGAGCCCTCGGGCCTGCTGGTGATCGTCGCGCCGCTGGTGTTCCCCATCGCGCTGCAACTGGGCATCGACCCGATCCACCTCGGCATCATCATGGTGGTGAACATGGAAATCGGGATGATCACGCCGCCCGTGGGTCTGAACCTCTTCGTGACCTCCGGAGTGGCGGGGATGCCGATGATGCGCGTGGTCCGGGCGGCGCTGCCGTTCCTCGCCGTGCTCTTCGTCTTCCTGATCATGGTGACCTACATCCCGGCGATCTCGACCTGGGTGCCGGACCGGGTGATGGGACCGCAGGTCCGCTGCGAGGGGGCATCGCTGCCGTCCGAGCCGCTGGAACGCGCCTTCTGCGAAGCCCGCGGCTTCGGCGGAGCTGCGGCGACGGAGTAA
- a CDS encoding helix-turn-helix domain-containing protein codes for MQSFGELLGEEICEERETRGWTQVQLALKAFGDEDAVRRIHNYEKGKVANPQARTYQPICEALGITRDRIKALKAQASNAATLNDDEVGSLRASKGSL; via the coding sequence GTGCAAAGTTTCGGTGAATTGCTGGGTGAGGAAATCTGCGAAGAGCGCGAAACGCGCGGCTGGACGCAAGTGCAGCTTGCCTTGAAAGCCTTTGGGGACGAGGACGCGGTCCGGCGGATTCACAACTATGAAAAGGGCAAGGTCGCCAACCCGCAGGCGCGGACCTATCAGCCGATCTGCGAAGCGCTCGGGATCACCCGAGACCGGATCAAGGCGCTCAAGGCACAGGCCTCCAACGCGGCGACATTGAATGACGACGAGGTCGGCAGTCTCCGCGCCTCCAAGGGATCGCTGTAA
- the tpiA gene encoding triose-phosphate isomerase — MRTKLAAGNWKMNGTIASLDELDAMAEAAKGAAEVLICPPATLISAASARAENVAVGGQDCHGKPSGAHTGDIAAEMLKDAGASYVILGHSERRTDHDERNDTVRDKCDAAWAAGLTAVVCVGETLDQRESSNTLDIIGGQLAGSIPDAATGHNLVVAYEPVWAIGTGKVPTTDQIGEVHDFIRARLERRFGEGVGRSVRILYGGSVKAANAEEIFATSNVDGALVGGASLKASDFVPIIEALNASAD, encoded by the coding sequence ATGCGCACGAAACTGGCCGCCGGCAACTGGAAGATGAACGGCACGATTGCCAGCCTGGACGAACTCGACGCCATGGCTGAGGCCGCGAAAGGCGCTGCCGAAGTGCTGATCTGTCCGCCAGCGACGCTGATTTCAGCCGCCAGCGCCCGTGCGGAGAACGTCGCAGTCGGCGGGCAGGACTGCCACGGCAAGCCCTCCGGCGCGCATACCGGCGATATCGCCGCCGAAATGCTGAAGGATGCCGGCGCGAGCTACGTCATTCTCGGCCATTCCGAGCGACGCACCGACCATGACGAGCGCAACGACACTGTGCGCGACAAATGCGATGCGGCCTGGGCCGCCGGGCTGACCGCCGTGGTCTGCGTCGGCGAGACACTGGATCAGCGCGAGTCCTCCAACACGCTCGACATCATCGGCGGCCAGCTGGCCGGGTCGATCCCGGATGCGGCCACGGGGCACAACCTCGTCGTCGCTTACGAGCCGGTCTGGGCCATCGGCACCGGCAAGGTTCCCACCACCGATCAGATCGGCGAGGTGCACGACTTCATCCGCGCCCGTCTGGAACGCCGGTTCGGCGAGGGCGTGGGCCGCTCCGTCCGTATTCTGTACGGCGGCTCGGTCAAGGCCGCGAATGCCGAAGAGATCTTTGCCACCTCTAACGTCGACGGGGCGCTGGTCGGCGGCGCGTCGCTGAAGGCCTCCGACTTCGTGCCGATCATCGAGGCGCTGAACGCCAGCGCGGACTGA